GCTAAATACAGAGACCACTTGTTACCTGAATATAATACAAATCCAATAATTCGCTCTCTTCCTCCTATCCTGTCTCGAGACAAATTTGTTGAGTATGTGACACGACTACCTGCGTGCAAATCTTCAGAAAGAGAACTAGAGCCGCAGTACAGATTTCATTGTATTGAACGGTTATCGAGATATTTTGACCCACTGAATAAAACAGTCGATTTACAGCGAGTAGTTTGCGTATTAATTATGCAAGGTTATCTGAGGCGAAATCCTTTGCAACCAGAATATGCATTGCGTAGCGGTCAAATTTATCAGGCGGTGCTTTCTGGGGGAGGTTTTAACTTAGAGGAATATGTAGATGTTCCCACCTCGGCATCTGGGTTGACAATTATTGGTCCGTCCGGAATAGGTAAGACAACCAATCTCTTAAATATCCTTTCTTTATATCCCCAAGTGATTGTTCATCCGGCTCACAGTGTTTACCAAATTGTTTGGTTGAAAGTTGACTGTCCCCATGCAGGTTCTTTGAAAGGTTTGTGTATCGACTTCTTCAGAGCAGTTGACAAATTGCTCGGCACTAATAACTTCCAAAAATTTGGGGTAAAACGCAACTCCGAAGATTATATGCTGGCTCAAGTTGCCCAAATTGCCCACACCCAACATTTAGGAGTTTTAGTTATCGATGAAATGCAAAATTTAGCGGCAGCCAGAAGAAATAGTGACGAAATGTTGAATTTTTTGGTGAAAATGGACAACATTATTGGAGTTCCAGTAATTCGCGTTGGTACAAATGAAGCTTTCCCAATTCTTCAAGGTAATTTTAGAAATGCTAGAAGAGGTGTGGGAGAAGGAGGAGTAATTTGGGACAGGATGGAAAACAATCGGGAATGGAACTTTTTTATCGAAGGAATGTGGGAATTTCAGTGGACAAAACAATATATCCCATTAACTACAAATATTAGCTCGGCTCTATATTATGAAAGTCAAGGGATTATTGATATCGTGATTAAACTCTATAAAATGGTGCAATGGAGAGCTATTGCTTTAGGAACGGAAGTAATTACTGTTGACTTGATTCACGCTTGTGCTGCTGACGGACTGCATCTAGTTAAACCAATGTTAGATGCTATTAGGTCAGGAGATGAAAAGTGGATGATGAAATACAAAGATATTGCTCCTTTAGACGTGAATTTATACCGCAATAAGTGCTTGAATTCCCTAGAAGAAAGAGATTTAGAGGCAGTGAGAAGATTAGCACGCTCATCACAGAGGATGGGGAATATATCAGCAACGCTACGCTATGTGATTATTGAACTGATTAACTTAGATGTGCTGCCTATTACTGCCAAGAGTTGTGCCGAAAAAATTGTCGCTTTTCATGGGGAAGATGCAGATAAAAAAATGTTGATTAAAGAGGCTTATAAACTAGCTTTACAATGCGATAATCTTTCAACAGAGCCAGGGGAGCATCGGGAAATTAAAAGAAAACTTCAACCGAAATATCAAGAGAATGATATTCGAGCTATTGTTAAAAATGCCAAGAAAAATCAAACTCCAGCTTGTGAGGAATTAAAAGCTTTGGGGATTATTAAAGACCCACTCACAGACTTTTTTACTAGTGGGTAGTATATGCTCAGTTTTTTCCCTACGCCTTACCCAGATGAGATTTTATATAGTGTGTTTGCACGTTATCATGCTCGAAGTGGTAATACAAAGCCTGATGAAACGTTGCAAGAATTATTCAATTCTCGGAATACTATAGTTAGGGCTGACTTACCTTACAACTTGGCTTTTTTAATTAAAAATCTCCCACTGCTATCTCCACATACAACAGAAAGTCTCATTCAAAAACATACACTTTATCCCATGTATGCAGTCTTTATGCCTGACAGAAAGTCAGCTATTTTGAAGTACATGAAAGGAGAGTTTGGGACACATATTTATCGGGGAATTGGCAGTTTGCTTCATCTGCCCAAATATTTTAGGTTTTGTCCAAAATGTCTTTTTGAAAATTTGCATACATTTGGACAAGCATATTGGCATCGACTTCACCAAACACCTGGTGTTCTTGTCTGCACTATTCATGATGTTGTCTTAAGCGACAGCATTGTACCTATTTGGAGTAATAATTGGCATCAAGTTGGTCTTGCAAGTTTGGAGAACTGTCCCATATCGAATGTAGCCAGAAATTACAGTGACTCCACTAAGGAGTTGTTACGCCTAATTGCATCTGATATTGAATGGTTAATGACCTGTGATTTCAAATCGCTTCCTTCTAAGGAATTAGATTGGTTTCATATCCAATATATAGTTTTATTGATGAAGAGGAATTTAGCGACTCTAGACCGTCAGGTATATGAGCCAGGTTTACGACAGAAGTTTTTGTCTTTTTATGGAAGTGAGTTTCTTGAGGCTCTTGGGATAAACTTCGGTTACAATAACATAAATTTATTTAACATTCTCCGATTGAATAGAGAAGTTTTTGACCCAGTAATGCATCTGTTGATGATGAGATTTTTGAAGAATTCACCCTCAACATTTTTTGCTCGTAAATCTAAATATAAGCCTTTTGGTAAAGGGCCTTGGCTTTGTCTAAATCCCGCTTGCGAAAACTATCTCCATTTTGTGGTTACAAAGTTAGTGATGCTTTTCAACCGTGAAGTATATTCGACATATTCTTATATAAAAAATCCTCAAGGGACTTTTGAGTGTGATTGCGGTTTTAAATATAGTAAAAGTGGTGTGAATTTGAATAAACTTGATAAGTTTCGATTTGAAAGAATCGTGACTTTTGGTCACTTGTGGGAACAAAAGTATTTGGAATTAAATGTTGTTGATAGACAACATTTTCAGCAAACTGCTCAAAGCCTCAGTTTCAATTATGGCAATAATCCGCTGAATATGTTGCGTAAGCTAGAAGCGTTGTGGAAATCTTTGAATGATAGTGTAGGCGCAGACTGCGGTTAATCAGTCCCTAATTGTTGAACTTTTTTATTCAAAAAATCGACCTGCACTCTTCTACATTGGTAAACTTAACTTACCCGTGGACAATAATTGTTCAACTTTATTTTTTCGGCATCTGTAATGGATCACCAAAAATTAAGGGTTGTAGCTCCTGAAATTGTTGAACTTTATTATTCTTCTACATTTGACTCGCCTCTTGTTCTAGCTTTTTATCTAAAATATAGTAGCTAGAACAAAGTGCTAATTATGCCTCAAAAGATATGTGGACTCGGCTTTGATTGTGCTTCAATGATGTTGCAGCCAGGCATCGACCCAGGAGAATGCCTAAATTATAAAACCTGTGGAGCAGTCACCAAGCTGACTCCAGATGAAGAAATCGAACTAATTCGCGTGCGGCAGATTGCGGCTCAAGAAAGGCAACAAGAGTGGGAACGCATCCAGGAAACCTTTAGAACTACGCGCCGCGAAGCGGCAGTGATGATGCTGATGTCGAGAGGATGCCCACAAAGTGCTGAATTACTGGGTCTTACTGCACAAATGGCAGCGATCGCCGCATCTGTTGCACAATTGCATCAAAATTTAAATAATCTAGAAGGATGCTACATTGCTCCCCCTGGCTGTGAAGTACATCATTATAATGTGAAGCGCCCAAGTGGAGTTTACGGATACAATAAACTCACAGCGGATGAGCCAATATTTGAACCGTCCGCAAAACAGCAGAAAGTGAGAGTTATTCATTTAAGCCATGATGACGATCCGCGCAACACCGAAGCAAGACTGGGTATTGCGCGCCGAAATCAGTTAAGTTGTGTACGTACGCTCCTGGTAAAGGCTGTGGAATTGCTACAAGAAGCAGCCAATACTCTTAGTGAACAGTCTTCTGATGAAGAGCGCTCAGTTTGAGGTGTCTTCTTTTTATTTGGCAAACGCTAATACCCGTAACCTAAGTTATGTAATGTAATGTAATGTAATGAGTAGATACTGTAAAATGTTAGTTTTCGTATCAAATGGTATATGAAGCTATCACCTCGCTTTGAGTGGGGACTGCATTGTATTATTAAGAGGCAGTACTCATTGAGAGTCAAGTATGATTGATTTACTCAAGGAAGATTTAAAGCACTCTGAAGAATATAAAGATTGCATTATCAAAGTGTGGCATGATAATCGCCGCAAATGCTACCTTGCCGAACTATATGTGCCGGGGCAACAAGCAGCTGCGCGCCCCGATCTCTTGGTACTTGTACAACGCCACCCTTATCCTGATATCCCAACAGCGATCACCACAATGAAAGAGCAAGTTGACAAACACTACACAGGCGAAAAAATTTGGTGGGATCAGATGACATGACTAAATCTAAGGGGATGAACCCTGAAACATTACAGCTATTGCGTCAAGAATTTAAAAATAATTGGTTGAGGTTTTTTGAGGTAATTTCAATTGAGCCTGGATATTTCCAAAACTTTGAAGAGGTAGTCTTTGCTGTGGAGCAAGAAAGTAGTATACCATATAGGGACTTAGCATATTATGAAAAGAACTTTCTTCGTGGTTGGGATGAAATTTATGGCAAAGCTTGTACTGAGGCTGACCGACGAAAACATGGGGCAACTCCTAACTTAAACTGGTTTGAGCAGTAGTAGATATACTCATGTATGAGTTAGCAAACCTGATAGAAGTAAGGCTTTGGGAACTAGAGAAAAATCTAGAATTAACTAATGAAGATATATTTGAAATTATCTGTCAAGAATACCAGTTAAATGCTGATTCTATAGAGACAAAACTAAGTTGTAAATGTCCATTTGTATTAACTGGCTTATTGAAAGAATTGGAGAATTCAGAAATAAGTAAATATTTGAATTAGTGAGGAATATAAAAGATATAAATCTCCTTAAAATCAACACTTTAATCTGGCTTTATAACTTGTCAGATAGCAACAATTAGTAAACAAAAATAAATGAACAATACACTGCCTAAATATCAAATAAAAGGCAGGAAAATTAAAAATGAATATTAACAGTGAAAATCATGCCGGGTTTAAAAATTGGTCAAAGCTGGTTGAATCTTGGCCATGTATTTCTCCAATAATTTCGATTGATATTGATCGAGAGCGTAATTGCGTGTGGTTTAATGTAGGTGGTGAAAATCTTCCTCTTGTTCGGTACAATATTTTTTCTAACATGGGTGGTTGGGAAAGTGGCCATCAGGCGAATGCTGCTGCCAATCTATCAGCTTTTTCACTAGAAGAGGCAACATATTTATATAAGCAACTGATTAATGGCAAGATGGATAATGAAGTCAAGTCAATTTTGACTCTTGTTGCACTTGCTAAAAAATGTGAAAACAGTTCTCATAATAGAATAGTATACCAGAAATAGGGCAGTTTTTTGGCAATAAAGTTTACTGGTGTGTTGCTGTGGATATTAGGTTTTATATTCTATTCTTGTTGAAGATTTTATGTGGTTTTATTATTTATATATAAAAACGCTTTTAACAGATATTTTGATATCTTTAAGTAATATTGATGCAGAGGAATATTATCAAATATGAAAGATGCCTTAATGGAAAAACTGTTTAATCAAGCAGTAGATCCAATCTTCCAAGCCAACAATTTAACTAAATATTCAGCACTCAAACAAAGAGAAGATGAATTTAAATTGTTGTTTAATATTGAATTAGCAGAATATATTGACTCAAAGAGAGGATTTAACTTCTCTCTATTTATCCGTGACTTTTTGGGTGAAGATAGCTTGCCATATAAAGATGCTGTTACTAAAAAATATGGAGAGCGAGCAGCAGCTTTAATTGGGGAATTAATTTGTATTTGAAAGCTAAAGCTATGAACAAAAGTAGGCAATCGCATATATGGCTTACTCAACAGTTATTATGGATGTCCTGACAAAAGGGATGTACTCATAGATAATCTTTCAAACGGGATAGGAAACTTTGTCTTTCACCAATGTCATAGCCATAATGCCCCAGAAACATGCTCCGCGCTCAGGCTCAACATACTATTGCGGGTTCGGTTTTAACTGTCAGGATAATTCTAATGTACCCGTTCATTAGTCGCCTCAAAATAGTTTCTTTCGTTCATAGCGGGTGGCAGTGCAGCCTGTGCAGTTGCACCTAAGAAACCGTATTTGCTTCGGGCTGAGGAACAAGCAGAAACTGCTGGAAGTTTCGGAAAAGCTTGAGCTTTTCTTAGTGCCATTCGTATCAGGCATAGATTTAAATCAATCTCTATATTCTATTTATGATAACTTTATTTATCGAATTCAAACCGTTCATTTACGCCATACTGTAGTAGGCATCACCGTGCCAAAACGGGAAAATCGTACGCTAAGGATGAAAGCTTTATACAGCAATACTTTCAGCCATGTATCTCTGAAGTGATATTTCATTAGATAGAGACATAACTTGAAATTCCGTTTAAGAAACGTTGATAGCTGCGTTTCTTACTTTGTAGCTGAAAGCCAGTTGTAGAGGGCATTTATCAAGCCTCAACCGCGCAACAAATCTGCTCGGTCGCGGCTGTGCAATCTTCTTAGCGTACGATTTTCCTTTTTAGGCACGGTGACCCTTAGTAGTAAAATTTTTTATTCTCTCTCATAGTAATTGTTCAGAATTAAAACATAGTTTCTTTGTAAGAACTT
This sequence is a window from Tolypothrix sp. PCC 7712. Protein-coding genes within it:
- a CDS encoding ATP-binding protein, whose product is MNIENEWSWVKIPNGEWAAVAKYRDHLLPEYNTNPIIRSLPPILSRDKFVEYVTRLPACKSSERELEPQYRFHCIERLSRYFDPLNKTVDLQRVVCVLIMQGYLRRNPLQPEYALRSGQIYQAVLSGGGFNLEEYVDVPTSASGLTIIGPSGIGKTTNLLNILSLYPQVIVHPAHSVYQIVWLKVDCPHAGSLKGLCIDFFRAVDKLLGTNNFQKFGVKRNSEDYMLAQVAQIAHTQHLGVLVIDEMQNLAAARRNSDEMLNFLVKMDNIIGVPVIRVGTNEAFPILQGNFRNARRGVGEGGVIWDRMENNREWNFFIEGMWEFQWTKQYIPLTTNISSALYYESQGIIDIVIKLYKMVQWRAIALGTEVITVDLIHACAADGLHLVKPMLDAIRSGDEKWMMKYKDIAPLDVNLYRNKCLNSLEERDLEAVRRLARSSQRMGNISATLRYVIIELINLDVLPITAKSCAEKIVAFHGEDADKKMLIKEAYKLALQCDNLSTEPGEHREIKRKLQPKYQENDIRAIVKNAKKNQTPACEELKALGIIKDPLTDFFTSG
- a CDS encoding TnsD family Tn7-like transposition protein, which produces MLSFFPTPYPDEILYSVFARYHARSGNTKPDETLQELFNSRNTIVRADLPYNLAFLIKNLPLLSPHTTESLIQKHTLYPMYAVFMPDRKSAILKYMKGEFGTHIYRGIGSLLHLPKYFRFCPKCLFENLHTFGQAYWHRLHQTPGVLVCTIHDVVLSDSIVPIWSNNWHQVGLASLENCPISNVARNYSDSTKELLRLIASDIEWLMTCDFKSLPSKELDWFHIQYIVLLMKRNLATLDRQVYEPGLRQKFLSFYGSEFLEALGINFGYNNINLFNILRLNREVFDPVMHLLMMRFLKNSPSTFFARKSKYKPFGKGPWLCLNPACENYLHFVVTKLVMLFNREVYSTYSYIKNPQGTFECDCGFKYSKSGVNLNKLDKFRFERIVTFGHLWEQKYLELNVVDRQHFQQTAQSLSFNYGNNPLNMLRKLEALWKSLNDSVGADCG